The Pseudomonas kermanshahensis genome includes a window with the following:
- a CDS encoding DUF2066 domain-containing protein, translated as MRLFNTLAAGCLALISLAAQAESVSGLYQVREPLQGQGAEARTQATGKALETLVLRLTGDPKAAQSPALAELRKDPQQIINQVGTEAGPPESVLVEFDPGSTERALRKAGLALWGSNRPSILGWWLNENAEGSNLVGDGQSAAQPLRRAAQHRGLPLRLPLADLQEQLVANAKQVEGNDPKPLREASERYAADALLAVHAQEADGKWQGKWQLWVGDQHEQGSAEGADQAALADAVMLAVSSRLAPRYVTRPGASSQQQVQVQGMNLQRYAELSRVLEPYGPRLQMVEGSTLTYGVTANRDQLRAQLGLAKLQEVPAEPAPVAPAVPAAATGVSPEQPDVPKPFDGLRFRW; from the coding sequence ATGCGTCTTTTCAACACTCTGGCAGCAGGTTGTCTTGCCCTGATCTCGCTAGCCGCGCAAGCCGAGAGCGTCTCCGGGCTTTATCAGGTGCGCGAGCCACTTCAGGGGCAGGGCGCTGAAGCCCGTACCCAGGCCACCGGCAAGGCACTCGAGACGTTGGTCCTGCGCCTGACCGGTGACCCGAAGGCGGCGCAAAGCCCGGCATTGGCCGAGCTGCGCAAAGACCCGCAGCAAATCATCAACCAGGTCGGTACCGAAGCCGGCCCGCCCGAGTCCGTGCTGGTCGAGTTCGACCCCGGCAGCACCGAACGCGCCTTGCGCAAGGCCGGCCTGGCCCTGTGGGGCAGCAACCGGCCATCGATCCTCGGCTGGTGGCTCAACGAAAACGCCGAGGGCAGCAACCTGGTGGGTGACGGCCAATCCGCCGCCCAGCCCTTGCGCCGTGCCGCCCAGCACCGGGGCCTGCCATTGCGGCTGCCGCTGGCTGACCTGCAAGAGCAGTTGGTGGCCAATGCCAAGCAGGTCGAAGGCAATGACCCAAAACCGCTGCGCGAAGCTTCCGAGCGTTACGCGGCCGATGCCCTGCTGGCGGTACACGCCCAAGAGGCGGATGGCAAATGGCAAGGCAAATGGCAGCTGTGGGTAGGCGACCAGCACGAGCAGGGCAGTGCCGAGGGCGCCGACCAGGCGGCGTTGGCCGACGCGGTGATGCTGGCGGTTAGCAGCCGCCTGGCGCCGCGCTATGTGACCCGCCCAGGCGCCAGCAGCCAGCAGCAGGTTCAGGTGCAGGGGATGAACCTGCAACGCTACGCCGAACTGAGCCGCGTACTCGAACCCTATGGGCCGCGGCTTCAAATGGTTGAAGGCAGCACGCTGACTTACGGTGTCACGGCCAACCGCGACCAATTACGTGCCCAACTCGGCCTTGCCAAGTTGCAGGAGGTACCGGCTGAGCCGGCGCCCGTTGCCCCTGCCGTGCCTGCTGCTGCAACAGGCGTGAGCCCCGAGCAACCTGATGTGCCCAAGCCGTTCGACGGCCTGCGTTTTCGCTGGTAA